A section of the Alkalihalobacillus sp. LMS39 genome encodes:
- a CDS encoding tRNA threonylcarbamoyladenosine dehydratase: protein MLHQFSRNELAIGKDGLHILKNSTVAVLGVGGVGSFSAEALARSGVGKIVLVDKDDVDITNVNRQIHALLSTVGQQKVELMKERIADINPECEVVALKMFYTEETYESFFEHNLDFVIDASDTISYKIHLMKQCLQRKIQIISSMGVANKLDPTRLRIADISKTSYDPIAKVIRTKLRKEGIHKGINVVFSDEQPIKIREEVRKEIVPEAAETGPIRKAKMPPSSNAFVPSVSGLIMAGHVVTSLLKDITINR, encoded by the coding sequence ATGTTACACCAATTTTCACGAAATGAATTAGCGATTGGAAAAGATGGCTTACATATATTAAAGAACAGCACTGTGGCAGTATTAGGTGTTGGTGGTGTTGGATCTTTTTCAGCGGAAGCTCTAGCTCGTTCCGGTGTTGGTAAAATTGTGTTAGTTGATAAAGACGATGTGGATATAACGAATGTAAACCGTCAAATCCATGCCTTGTTGTCAACAGTCGGACAGCAAAAAGTAGAATTAATGAAAGAACGGATTGCAGACATTAATCCGGAGTGTGAAGTTGTGGCACTTAAAATGTTTTATACGGAAGAAACGTATGAATCATTTTTTGAGCATAACTTAGATTTTGTTATTGACGCAAGTGATACGATTTCATATAAAATCCACTTGATGAAACAATGTTTACAACGTAAAATCCAGATCATTTCGAGTATGGGTGTTGCCAATAAATTAGATCCAACCCGTTTACGTATTGCCGATATTTCAAAAACAAGTTATGACCCTATTGCTAAAGTGATTCGCACGAAACTACGAAAAGAAGGAATTCATAAAGGCATTAATGTTGTGTTTTCAGATGAGCAGCCGATAAAAATTAGAGAAGAAGTTCGTAAAGAAATCGTTCCTGAAGCTGCAGAAACAGGTCCGATCCGTAAAGCGAAAATGCCTCCATCATCTAATGCGTTTGTTCCGTCTGTATCGGGGTTAATTATGGCTGGACATGTCGTAACATCACTGTTAAAAGATATTACGATTAACCGCTAA
- a CDS encoding RsfA family transcriptional regulator: protein MKVRQDAWSHEDDVLLAETVLKHIKEGSTQLRAFDEVGDELHRTSAACGFRWNAVVRQKYISDIREAKKERKERKRAASYLSSVTKRAVQPELYMPQQQSVNQPISLSVVIEYLKTLNTESNGTQALKRENEKLLKENLDLLTKNKELEAELSKLQNDHHVIEEDYQSLIQIMNRARRMAILQDDDSIAPATFKMDKNGNLEKVAK, encoded by the coding sequence ATGAAAGTTAGACAAGATGCATGGTCACACGAAGATGACGTTCTACTTGCAGAAACAGTATTAAAACATATTAAAGAAGGAAGCACCCAATTACGTGCTTTTGATGAAGTCGGCGATGAGCTTCATCGTACATCAGCAGCATGCGGATTCCGCTGGAACGCTGTTGTCCGTCAAAAATATATCAGTGATATTCGTGAAGCAAAAAAAGAAAGGAAAGAACGCAAACGAGCAGCTTCATACCTTTCTTCAGTAACCAAACGAGCGGTTCAACCTGAGCTGTACATGCCACAGCAACAGTCTGTCAATCAACCGATCTCGTTATCTGTTGTCATCGAGTATTTAAAAACATTAAATACCGAATCGAACGGAACACAAGCACTAAAAAGAGAAAATGAAAAGCTATTAAAAGAAAATCTTGATCTTCTTACGAAAAACAAAGAGTTAGAAGCAGAGCTTTCGAAATTACAAAATGATCATCATGTTATTGAAGAAGACTATCAATCATTGATTCAAATTATGAATCGTGCAAGACGAATGGCTATTTTACAAGATGATGACTCCATTGCTCCAGCGACATTTAAAATGGACAAAAACGGAAATTTAGAAAAAGTAGCAAAATAA
- a CDS encoding replication-associated recombination protein A — translation MWKEEPLAYRMRPTTLADIVGQNHIVGEGKLLTRMLKSNRLSSIILFGPPGTGKTTIANVVAHMTNMPFHQINAVSSGKKDMEAIVGQAKFEGTSILFVDEVHRFNKAQQDFLLPYLENGLIILIGATTENPYFEINNAIKSRCTILELHYPTPDDIYAVLERALADEKKGLGAVPIEVEEEGLRFLAQSCGGDIRAALNALEIAVRSTEDKEEGSLYIEASVLQECLQKKSLHYDKQGEQYYNIISAFQKSLRGSDVDAALHYLARLIEAGDLAVICRRLLVTAWEDVGLANSEVAQTVLTAIQSAEQLGLPEARIPLSVAVIEVCLSPKSNTAYKALDKALADIRAIEIGDVPDHLKDAHYSGASKLGRGVEYKYPHEHGGWVNQQYLPEPLKDRKYYIPKETGKEKRLAELYARIEKLRKQK, via the coding sequence ATGTGGAAAGAAGAACCGCTTGCCTATCGGATGAGACCAACAACATTAGCAGATATTGTTGGGCAAAATCATATCGTAGGAGAAGGAAAATTATTAACGAGAATGTTGAAATCAAATCGATTGAGCTCCATTATTTTATTTGGACCACCTGGAACGGGGAAAACGACGATCGCCAATGTTGTAGCTCATATGACGAACATGCCTTTCCATCAAATTAATGCGGTGTCTTCTGGTAAAAAAGATATGGAAGCCATTGTCGGGCAAGCGAAATTTGAAGGGACTAGCATTTTATTTGTCGATGAAGTTCATCGCTTTAATAAGGCACAACAAGATTTTTTGCTTCCATATTTGGAAAATGGTTTGATTATATTAATTGGAGCAACAACAGAAAATCCTTATTTTGAAATTAATAATGCGATTAAATCCAGGTGTACGATTTTGGAATTGCATTACCCAACACCTGATGATATTTATGCGGTGCTCGAACGGGCATTAGCCGATGAGAAGAAAGGATTAGGGGCGGTTCCAATTGAAGTGGAAGAAGAAGGCTTGCGTTTTTTAGCACAAAGCTGTGGTGGAGATATTAGAGCCGCATTAAATGCGTTAGAAATTGCCGTTCGCTCGACAGAAGATAAGGAAGAGGGGAGCCTCTATATTGAAGCGTCAGTTTTACAAGAGTGCTTGCAAAAGAAGTCACTTCATTATGATAAACAAGGGGAGCAATATTATAATATTATTAGTGCATTTCAAAAAAGTTTACGTGGATCGGATGTCGATGCGGCGCTTCATTATTTAGCAAGATTAATAGAAGCTGGAGATTTAGCGGTGATTTGTCGCAGATTACTAGTGACAGCATGGGAAGATGTTGGTTTAGCGAATAGCGAAGTAGCTCAAACCGTCCTTACTGCGATTCAATCAGCCGAACAGCTTGGATTACCAGAAGCTAGAATTCCATTGTCTGTTGCAGTGATTGAAGTATGCTTGTCACCGAAGTCAAATACAGCATATAAGGCATTAGACAAAGCGTTAGCAGATATTAGGGCAATCGAAATTGGAGATGTTCCAGACCATTTAAAAGATGCCCATTATTCAGGTGCAAGTAAGCTTGGTCGAGGAGTAGAGTATAAATATCCCCATGAGCATGGTGGATGGGTCAATCAACAATATTTGCCAGAACCACTAAAAGATCGTAAATATTACATTCCAAAAGAAACAGGAAAAGAGAAGCGATTAGCTGAACTGTATGCAAGAATCGAGAAATTACGAAAACAAAAATAA
- a CDS encoding YitT family protein — protein sequence MVGLVIMSFGISLMIKAELGSAPWDVFHIGLTMQFGLTVGSWTIISGFCIIAVATLITKEWPKLGAFVNMVLVGVFIDIFLYFLVTPSTIVLKIIMLIVGIIVMGYGMALYLAPKCGAGPRDSLMLAITEKTKWKVQWVRGAMEIVVLTIGYLLGGPVFIGTLIFCFGIGPIVGITLPQCQTLVDYLLERGEIHEDINKGAVRAHHHDGIS from the coding sequence ATGGTTGGATTAGTGATTATGTCCTTTGGTATTTCCCTAATGATTAAAGCTGAATTAGGAAGTGCCCCTTGGGATGTGTTTCATATTGGACTTACGATGCAGTTTGGGTTAACGGTTGGCTCTTGGACAATTATATCTGGATTTTGTATTATAGCAGTAGCGACACTGATAACCAAAGAGTGGCCGAAGCTTGGTGCCTTTGTCAATATGGTGTTAGTTGGTGTTTTTATTGATATTTTTTTATACTTTCTTGTGACACCATCGACAATTGTCTTAAAAATCATCATGTTAATAGTAGGTATTATCGTGATGGGCTATGGGATGGCATTATATTTAGCTCCAAAATGTGGAGCTGGTCCAAGAGATAGTTTAATGTTAGCGATAACGGAGAAAACAAAGTGGAAAGTACAATGGGTTCGTGGGGCGATGGAAATCGTCGTGTTAACAATAGGATATTTACTAGGTGGACCTGTTTTTATCGGGACACTTATCTTTTGTTTTGGAATTGGGCCAATTGTAGGAATTACGTTGCCTCAATGTCAAACGCTTGTAGATTATTTATTAGAAAGAGGGGAAATACATGAAGATATCAACAAAGGGGCGGTACGGGCTCACCATCATGATGGCATTAGCTAA
- a CDS encoding Rrf2 family transcriptional regulator yields MKISTKGRYGLTIMMALAKKAGEGPISLKSIAKEHDLSEHYLEQLIAPLRNASLVKSVRGAYGGYMLAKEANQITAGDIIRVLEGPISPVEVMDDEEPAKRDLWIKIRDAVKDVLDSTTLEDLANYEDNGKQEYYMFYI; encoded by the coding sequence ATGAAGATATCAACAAAGGGGCGGTACGGGCTCACCATCATGATGGCATTAGCTAAAAAAGCTGGAGAAGGTCCTATTTCTTTAAAATCAATTGCAAAAGAACATGACCTTTCAGAACATTACTTAGAACAATTAATTGCACCACTGCGCAATGCAAGCTTAGTAAAAAGTGTTCGCGGTGCTTATGGTGGATATATGTTAGCGAAAGAAGCAAATCAAATTACAGCTGGTGATATTATTCGTGTCCTTGAAGGACCGATTAGCCCAGTAGAAGTGATGGATGATGAAGAGCCAGCAAAGCGGGATTTATGGATTAAAATTCGTGATGCTGTTAAAGATGTATTAGACAGCACAACATTAGAAGATCTTGCAAATTATGAGGATAATGGAAAACAAGAATATTATATGTTCTATATTTAA
- a CDS encoding cysteine desulfurase family protein, whose protein sequence is MNEIYVDHAATSPVHPTVVEEMLPFFTEQFGNPSSIHRFGRQSRQALDKARMMLAKTIGATPEEIIFTSGGTEADNIAIIGYAKRNQHKGKHIITTTIEHHAVLHSCKSLEELGFEVTYVPVNDQGEVNVQDVVNEMKEDTILVTIMYGNNEIGTVQPIAEIGAILKERNIAFHTDAVQAYGIERLNVNELNVDFLSVSSHKINGPKGVGMLFARKGRSFLPSLFGGEQERKRRAGTENVAGIVGFAKAAELLDEQREEKRVLYKQFQDKMLDIWTAEGVKYVRNGSASTSLPHILNVSFAGVSVESLLVNLDLVGIAASSGSACTAGTLQISHVLEAISPGHEKNSSAIRFSFGYGNTLEQIETVANETIKAIKRIQR, encoded by the coding sequence GTGAATGAAATTTATGTGGATCATGCGGCAACATCGCCTGTCCATCCGACTGTGGTGGAGGAAATGCTGCCTTTTTTTACAGAGCAGTTTGGGAATCCATCAAGCATTCATCGTTTTGGTCGCCAAAGCAGGCAAGCGCTCGATAAAGCTCGGATGATGCTAGCTAAGACGATAGGGGCTACTCCAGAGGAAATTATATTTACAAGTGGAGGAACAGAAGCCGATAATATTGCTATTATCGGTTATGCAAAAAGAAATCAACATAAAGGGAAACATATTATCACAACAACGATTGAACATCATGCAGTATTGCATTCATGTAAATCGTTAGAAGAGCTTGGTTTTGAAGTAACGTATGTTCCAGTAAATGACCAAGGGGAAGTCAATGTTCAAGACGTTGTGAACGAAATGAAAGAGGACACGATTTTAGTTACAATTATGTATGGAAATAATGAGATTGGTACGGTTCAGCCGATTGCAGAAATTGGAGCAATTTTAAAAGAAAGAAACATTGCTTTCCATACAGACGCTGTCCAAGCATATGGGATTGAACGGCTTAATGTGAACGAGCTAAATGTAGATTTTTTATCTGTTTCTTCTCATAAGATTAATGGCCCAAAAGGGGTCGGGATGTTATTTGCAAGAAAAGGAAGGTCCTTTTTACCATCATTGTTCGGTGGAGAACAAGAGCGTAAACGTCGAGCGGGAACAGAAAATGTTGCTGGTATCGTTGGATTTGCGAAAGCAGCAGAACTTCTCGATGAACAACGGGAAGAGAAGAGAGTGTTGTATAAACAATTTCAAGACAAAATGCTTGATATTTGGACTGCTGAGGGCGTAAAGTATGTAAGAAATGGTTCAGCCTCAACGTCGCTACCTCATATTTTAAATGTCAGTTTTGCAGGAGTTAGTGTTGAATCATTGCTTGTTAATTTGGATTTAGTCGGGATCGCAGCTTCAAGTGGGTCTGCTTGTACGGCGGGAACATTACAAATCTCTCATGTATTAGAAGCGATTAGCCCTGGTCATGAAAAAAATAGTTCTGCGATACGGTTTAGTTTTGGGTATGGCAATACACTAGAGCAAATTGAAACCGTTGCGAATGAAACGATTAAAGCGATTAAACGGATACAAAGATAG
- the mnmA gene encoding tRNA 2-thiouridine(34) synthase MnmA, with the protein MNGQREKKPEEIRVVVGMSGGVDSSVTAYLLKQQGYDVIGIFMKNWDDTDENGFCTATEDYEDVIKVCNQIEIPYYAVNFEKQYWDKVFTYFLDEYRAGRTPNPDVMCNKEIKFKAFLQHALTLGADYVATGHYAQLAYQDGEVQLIRGSDQNKDQTYFLNALSQEQLAKAMFPIGHLPKQDVRKIAEQANLATAKKKDSTGICFIGERNFKEFLSSYLPAQPGPMLTLNGEEKGKHDGLMYYTLGQRQGLGIGGAGEPWFVIDKDIKNNILYVGQGYHHEGLYSASLTAVNVNWISEAPKPETFHCTAKFRYRQPDQGVTVTRNEDGTVHVVFDERQRAVTPGQAVVFYDGDVCLGGGTIDKVNK; encoded by the coding sequence ATGAATGGACAACGAGAGAAAAAACCGGAGGAAATCAGGGTTGTTGTTGGTATGAGTGGGGGAGTAGACTCTTCTGTTACAGCTTATTTATTAAAACAACAAGGTTATGATGTTATCGGCATTTTTATGAAAAACTGGGATGACACAGATGAAAATGGGTTTTGTACAGCGACAGAAGATTATGAAGATGTCATCAAAGTATGTAACCAAATTGAAATTCCTTATTATGCTGTTAATTTTGAAAAGCAATATTGGGATAAAGTATTCACATATTTTCTAGATGAATATCGTGCAGGACGAACACCAAACCCTGACGTTATGTGTAATAAAGAAATTAAGTTTAAAGCTTTTTTACAACATGCCCTTACATTAGGTGCGGATTATGTTGCTACGGGCCATTATGCACAGCTTGCCTATCAAGATGGGGAAGTCCAACTAATCCGTGGATCTGATCAAAATAAAGACCAAACGTATTTTTTAAATGCGCTAAGTCAAGAGCAATTGGCAAAAGCGATGTTCCCGATTGGTCATCTTCCTAAACAAGACGTACGGAAAATTGCGGAACAGGCTAATTTAGCAACAGCGAAAAAGAAAGATAGTACGGGAATTTGCTTTATTGGGGAGCGAAACTTTAAGGAGTTTTTAAGTTCTTATTTACCAGCTCAACCTGGACCGATGCTTACATTAAATGGAGAAGAAAAAGGGAAACATGATGGGCTTATGTATTATACGCTTGGACAACGACAAGGACTTGGAATTGGTGGAGCTGGTGAACCATGGTTTGTCATTGATAAAGATATAAAAAACAATATTCTTTATGTCGGACAAGGTTACCATCATGAAGGGTTATATTCGGCATCATTAACAGCGGTAAATGTAAATTGGATTAGTGAAGCACCAAAGCCTGAAACGTTCCATTGTACGGCGAAATTTCGTTATCGTCAGCCTGATCAAGGTGTGACGGTGACTCGAAATGAAGATGGTACTGTCCATGTTGTCTTTGATGAACGACAACGAGCCGTAACACCTGGACAAGCGGTTGTTTTTTATGATGGTGATGTTTGTCTTGGTGGGGGAACGATTGATAAAGTAAATAAATGA
- a CDS encoding tetratricopeptide repeat protein → MESNLQLGIQAMEQGNYEEASKCLHDAIEENPQDPIGYVNFGNLLVIVNDIEKAMLFFDKAIELDDKTATAYYGAGNGFYKSEKYNEAAKMFKLALEHHLDTADTHFMLGMSLYHQNHFAYALAHLQRAVELNEDDLAALFQYGLCLAQLNQIDEGIHQFEQVIAKDSTHTDAYFNLGVAYAYKENFEKAFQLFNKAIQIQPDHVLAGHGKKQMLERLKQ, encoded by the coding sequence ATGGAATCAAATCTCCAGCTTGGTATTCAAGCGATGGAACAAGGAAACTATGAGGAAGCTTCAAAATGCTTACATGACGCGATTGAAGAAAATCCTCAAGATCCGATAGGGTATGTAAACTTTGGGAATTTATTAGTTATCGTCAACGATATTGAAAAAGCGATGTTGTTTTTTGATAAAGCGATAGAACTAGATGATAAGACGGCAACGGCTTATTATGGGGCAGGGAATGGATTTTATAAATCGGAAAAGTATAATGAAGCAGCTAAAATGTTTAAGCTTGCACTAGAGCATCATTTAGATACAGCAGATACACATTTTATGCTTGGAATGTCATTATATCATCAAAATCATTTTGCTTATGCACTTGCTCATTTACAACGAGCAGTTGAATTGAATGAAGACGATCTGGCAGCCCTCTTTCAATATGGGTTATGCCTTGCTCAATTAAATCAAATCGATGAGGGGATCCATCAGTTTGAACAGGTGATTGCTAAAGATTCTACACATACAGATGCTTATTTTAACCTTGGAGTTGCGTATGCTTATAAAGAGAATTTTGAAAAAGCATTCCAGTTATTTAATAAAGCGATTCAAATTCAACCAGACCACGTCTTAGCAGGTCATGGAAAAAAACAAATGTTGGAACGTTTAAAACAATAA
- a CDS encoding ATP-dependent RecD-like DNA helicase codes for MSQQVPLHEDETSYIKGEVSHIIFHNPDNYYTVAQVFVLQSSEKLKEKTVPVVGILPTVEPNGVYIFSGDFAEHPRFGLQFKVNAFSRDVPRTAAGVIQFLSSDRFPGIGKKTAETVVEALGEKALSKILADRNVLQDVPKLPADKAAVLYNQLVEFQGVEQLITELSQYGFGLELTMKIFQTYKEEALTIIRSSPYKLIHDVEGIGFKRADLLGEAIGLTGNHPDRIKAGCVYFLHELCMQEGHVFLYKHDLCKEVSSMLSSETVVIEEAEVSTQLLALHEEDKIVMEEERVYLSSLFFAEKGIVTNVKRLINSEKDNEYPESEFYKALGELEELEKMEYAPTQREAIKTAITSPAMILTGGPGTGKTTVIKGIVEVFAKLHGYSLEPKDYKKDEPFPVLLVAPTGRAAKRMGEATGLPSLTIHRLLGWKGGNGGFERDEDSPLEGRLLIVDEVSMVDIWLANQLFKSIPDTMQVVLVGDQDQLPSVGPGQVLRDFIDANVIPIVALTEIYRQAEGSSIIDLAHEIKSGTLPDNFHVQQKDRSFFPCSIPQVHQVIEKVCSNAMKKGYSAKEIQVLAPMYRGVAGIEELNRKLQQLFNPKKDGRREIQFGDLIYRTGDIVLQLVNNPEEQVYNGDRGEIVAIFYAKENTEKQDQVLVSFDGIEILYTRKDLIQLTHAYCTSIHKAQGSEFPIVIMPVVKGYHRMLRRNLIYTGVTRAKQFLILCGEIEAWEMAAKQQGDGERHSMLVDKLKQTVMEKAD; via the coding sequence ATGTCACAACAAGTTCCTTTGCATGAGGATGAGACTTCTTATATAAAAGGTGAAGTAAGTCATATTATTTTTCATAACCCAGATAATTATTATACGGTCGCTCAAGTGTTTGTTTTGCAGTCCTCTGAAAAGCTAAAAGAAAAGACCGTGCCAGTCGTTGGGATTCTGCCTACAGTAGAGCCGAATGGTGTTTATATTTTTAGTGGGGATTTTGCAGAACATCCACGCTTTGGGCTTCAGTTTAAAGTCAATGCATTTTCAAGAGATGTTCCAAGAACTGCAGCTGGTGTCATTCAATTTTTGTCAAGCGATCGTTTTCCTGGAATCGGGAAAAAAACAGCAGAAACCGTAGTCGAAGCGCTTGGAGAAAAAGCGTTATCGAAAATTTTAGCCGACCGCAATGTGCTTCAAGATGTTCCTAAATTGCCAGCAGACAAGGCGGCTGTTTTATATAATCAACTTGTTGAATTTCAAGGGGTTGAACAATTAATTACCGAATTATCACAGTATGGTTTTGGTTTAGAATTGACGATGAAAATATTTCAAACGTATAAAGAAGAGGCACTTACGATTATTCGCTCAAGTCCATACAAGCTTATTCATGATGTGGAAGGGATTGGATTTAAACGGGCTGATTTATTAGGGGAAGCGATTGGATTAACGGGAAATCATCCTGACCGAATTAAAGCAGGGTGTGTTTATTTTCTTCATGAGTTATGCATGCAAGAAGGTCATGTGTTTCTATACAAACATGATTTATGTAAAGAAGTAAGCTCCATGTTATCGTCTGAGACTGTTGTGATCGAAGAGGCAGAGGTTTCCACACAATTACTTGCCTTACATGAAGAAGATAAAATAGTGATGGAAGAAGAGCGTGTCTACTTATCTTCATTATTTTTTGCGGAAAAAGGTATCGTCACAAACGTTAAACGATTAATAAACAGTGAAAAAGATAATGAATATCCTGAATCAGAGTTTTACAAGGCGTTAGGTGAACTTGAAGAGCTAGAAAAAATGGAGTATGCACCAACGCAAAGAGAAGCGATAAAAACAGCGATTACGTCACCAGCAATGATTTTAACCGGTGGACCAGGAACTGGGAAAACAACAGTCATAAAAGGAATTGTTGAAGTGTTTGCAAAGCTCCATGGTTATTCACTGGAACCAAAGGATTATAAAAAGGACGAGCCTTTCCCCGTGTTACTTGTTGCTCCTACAGGAAGGGCGGCGAAACGAATGGGCGAAGCAACCGGATTACCTTCCCTTACCATTCATCGTTTATTAGGATGGAAAGGTGGCAATGGTGGTTTTGAACGTGATGAAGACAGTCCACTAGAAGGCCGTTTACTCATTGTTGATGAAGTATCGATGGTCGATATTTGGTTAGCGAATCAATTATTTAAATCGATTCCTGATACGATGCAAGTTGTACTCGTAGGTGACCAAGACCAGCTACCTTCTGTTGGTCCAGGACAAGTATTACGGGATTTTATTGATGCAAATGTCATTCCCATTGTTGCTTTAACAGAGATTTATCGCCAGGCAGAAGGGTCGTCGATTATTGATTTAGCGCATGAAATTAAAAGTGGAACTCTTCCTGACAATTTTCATGTGCAACAAAAGGATCGAAGTTTTTTTCCATGTAGTATTCCGCAAGTTCACCAAGTCATTGAAAAAGTGTGTTCAAATGCAATGAAAAAAGGCTATAGTGCTAAAGAGATTCAAGTGTTAGCCCCAATGTACCGGGGAGTGGCAGGAATTGAAGAACTAAACCGTAAGTTGCAGCAATTATTTAACCCGAAAAAAGACGGCAGACGAGAGATTCAATTTGGTGATCTGATTTACAGAACAGGTGATATTGTATTGCAGTTAGTAAACAATCCCGAAGAACAAGTGTATAATGGGGACCGGGGTGAAATTGTCGCGATTTTTTATGCGAAAGAAAACACTGAGAAGCAAGACCAAGTTCTCGTTTCCTTTGATGGAATTGAGATTTTATATACGAGGAAAGATTTAATTCAACTTACCCATGCGTATTGTACATCAATTCATAAAGCGCAAGGAAGTGAATTCCCGATCGTCATCATGCCTGTTGTAAAAGGATATCATCGGATGTTAAGAAGAAACCTTATTTATACAGGAGTAACAAGAGCAAAGCAATTTCTCATTTTGTGTGGTGAAATCGAGGCGTGGGAAATGGCAGCTAAACAACAAGGTGATGGTGAACGCCATTCGATGTTAGTAGATAAGCTAAAACAAACAGTTATGGAAAAAGCAGACTAG
- a CDS encoding PRC-barrel domain-containing protein, with amino-acid sequence MRTFQTICGKSVFDQTNGVELGKIEDLFINKQGQVIGFVLDIKAWLHKDQFVPLDAITGFGPDGIIIKGKKHLTRADHIHEYTLKQGKKRIAGMPLLTVEGEKLGLVEDVYFMEEMGNIVGYEVTEGLLADIKEGKKVVRTSKPLLYGKDILMINLE; translated from the coding sequence TTGCGGACATTTCAAACGATTTGTGGGAAATCTGTATTCGACCAAACCAATGGAGTAGAGCTTGGTAAAATCGAAGATCTGTTTATCAATAAGCAAGGACAAGTGATTGGTTTTGTTTTGGATATTAAAGCATGGCTGCATAAAGACCAATTTGTTCCACTTGATGCAATTACAGGGTTTGGGCCAGATGGGATTATCATCAAAGGGAAAAAACATCTTACACGAGCAGACCATATCCATGAGTATACATTAAAGCAAGGCAAAAAGCGGATTGCTGGAATGCCACTCTTAACAGTTGAGGGAGAAAAATTAGGGTTGGTAGAAGATGTATATTTCATGGAAGAAATGGGCAACATCGTAGGGTATGAAGTTACGGAAGGTTTACTTGCTGATATAAAAGAAGGCAAAAAAGTCGTAAGGACGTCGAAGCCTTTATTATATGGCAAAGATATATTAATGATAAACCTCGAATAA
- a CDS encoding AI-2E family transporter yields the protein MMEKTTSTQWLIRFSAMFILLLCLFLIMKLSPVWLPILQLLVRVAIPFLIAGLITYLLHPIIENFHGMGIPRPIAVLIIYFLFFGGITYAIVRGTPYIIEQFRMFIEQLPYYIESFQRWIDLFTRHIAVLPEGVQVQLEEWLQGLEGTVEDLVERGIEVLKGLVNSFIYFIIIPFLVFYLLKDFKLIEKVAWYLTPKQWRKEGVALVRDIDQSFGNYIRGQILVSLSVGILATIGLWLIGMPYPVLLGMFIGMMDIIPYFGAFMGAVPAVIVAALQSWQMLLFTVLVIFVLQQIEGNILSPVIVGKTLHLHPVLIMLALIVGIEIGGILGLVLAVPTLAILKVIILHVRTNISEPFHD from the coding sequence ATGATGGAAAAAACAACAAGTACTCAATGGTTAATTCGCTTTTCGGCAATGTTTATTTTACTATTATGTTTGTTTTTAATCATGAAATTATCACCCGTTTGGCTCCCAATATTACAATTGCTTGTTCGGGTTGCGATTCCTTTTTTAATTGCAGGACTAATTACGTATTTATTGCACCCGATAATTGAAAATTTTCATGGCATGGGAATTCCCCGTCCAATTGCTGTTCTTATTATTTATTTTTTGTTTTTTGGTGGGATAACGTATGCCATAGTAAGGGGTACCCCATACATTATTGAGCAATTTCGGATGTTCATTGAACAACTACCTTATTACATTGAAAGCTTTCAAAGATGGATTGATTTATTTACACGACATATTGCTGTTTTACCAGAAGGTGTTCAAGTCCAGTTAGAAGAATGGCTTCAAGGGCTTGAAGGGACAGTGGAAGACCTTGTTGAACGAGGGATAGAGGTTTTAAAAGGACTTGTAAATTCGTTTATTTATTTTATCATTATTCCTTTTCTTGTCTTTTATTTATTGAAGGATTTTAAATTAATTGAAAAAGTAGCTTGGTATTTAACTCCAAAACAATGGAGAAAAGAAGGGGTCGCACTTGTTCGTGATATTGACCAATCTTTTGGCAATTATATTCGTGGACAAATCCTTGTTTCATTAAGTGTTGGTATTTTAGCGACGATTGGGCTATGGTTAATTGGGATGCCATACCCTGTTTTATTAGGGATGTTTATAGGAATGATGGACATCATTCCTTACTTTGGTGCCTTTATGGGAGCTGTTCCTGCTGTCATTGTAGCAGCATTGCAATCTTGGCAAATGCTTTTGTTTACAGTGTTAGTTATTTTTGTCCTCCAACAAATTGAAGGGAATATCCTATCTCCTGTTATTGTTGGAAAGACTCTTCATTTACATCCAGTTCTTATTATGCTTGCTCTTATAGTCGGAATTGAAATTGGGGGTATTCTTGGGCTTGTTTTGGCCGTACCGACTTTAGCAATCCTCAAAGTCATTATTTTGCATGTGCGAACAAATATTAGTGAACCATTCCATGACTAA